The sequence below is a genomic window from Aureispira sp. CCB-E.
CGTGATTTACCCTTGTTAATTAACCAATGGGCTAATGTTCTGCGTTGGGAAATGCGTACTCGCCCCTTCTTGCGCACAGCAGAATTTTTATGGCAAGAAGGGCATACAGCACATGCCACAAAAGAAGAAGCGCAACAAGAAGCTCGTACAATGCTAGATGTTTATGCTGACTTTGTAGAGTCTGTGATGGCTATTCCTTTGTACAAAGGAGAAAAAACAGCTCATGAACGTTTTGCTGGAGCTGACAACACCTATACCATCGAAGCATTGATGCAAGATGGCAAAGCATTGCAATCTGGTACTTCTCATTTCTTAGGGCAAAATTTTGCTAAAGCCTTTGATGTTAAGTTTTTGAACGAAAACAACAAAGAGGAATATGTATGGGCTACTTCTTGGGGAGTTTCTACTCGTTTGATGGGTGCTTTAATTATGATGCACTCTGATGACGAAGGTTTGGTATTGCCTCCTCGTTTAGCACCAATTCAAGTAGTTATAGTGCCCGTGCCTAAACCTAACGATGAAATCAATGCGGCAGTAGAAAATATTATGCATGCCCTAAAAGAAAAAGGCATTTCTGTAAAATATGATATAGACAAGAAAAAACGTCCTGGTTTCAAATTTGCACAATATGAAATGGAAGGGGTTCCTGTCCGTTTGGCAATTGGAAAACGTGACTTAGAAAAAGGTGTTGTTGAAGTCGCTCGTCGAGATGAAAAAACTAAGGAATCTGTTGCATTAGATGGCATTGCAGATCATGTTGAGCAATTGTTAGAAGACATTCAAAACAACCTATTCAATCGCGCTAAAAAATTCCGAGACGAAAAGACAACCAAAGTAGATACTTGGGAGGAATTTGTAACAGTAGTTAAGGAAGGTGGGTTTGCTTATGCTCATTGGGACGGTACTACAGAGACAGAACTTAAAATCAAGGAATTGACGAAAGCAACTTCTCGTTGTATTCCTCTAGAGCCTTTATTTGGAGAGGAAGGGGAAGGAACTTGTATTTTAACTGGTAAACCTTCTAAGCAACGCATTTTATTTGCTCGTGCTTACTAAACAATAATTAGCGGCACTGCAACTTCGTGGTCTTAAAATATGGGCACATTTTATTCTGTGCTCCAAGCATATCTAAGCTCTTTTCATTTTTGAAGAGAGCTTTTTTTATTATAAAAAACAGACTCTTGCTAATGCTAAGAGTCTGCCTCAAATTTTTTCTCTAGAAATAAGTCTAAGTCACTAATATTTTAGCTAATATTAAATCTTATCTTCTGGCTTTTTGCATTTAACAGAGCAGCCAAATGCTTTTGTAAAACTAGGATTAGGTGCTTCTCCTTTAATTAAAGCATCTAGCGCATTTGCCAAGTAATGTTCCTTAACAGCAGCAGGATCTTTGCTATCGTCAATAGCTCCGATATAAGCTACTTTGTTTCCTTCTTCTGTCTTATTAACGACATAAACATGTGGTGTTTTAGTAGCTCCATATTGAGGATAAATTTTTTGCCCTTCATCCATCAAATAAGGAAATGTAAATCCTTTTTCTTCTGCACGGACAATCATTTTGTCATAACTATCATCCTCATTTACTTCTGGATCATTAGGGTTGATTGCTATCACAGGGTACCCCAATTCTTTGTATTTTTTGTCCAACTCAATCAAACGATCTTCATAAGCAATAGAATATGGGCAATGATTACAAGTGAACACAATAACATAACCTTTGGCATCTGGATAATCAGCCATTGACAGCATATTTCCATCTACATTTTTCAATGTAAAATCGGTAGCAATGTCTCCAACTTGGTAGCCAACGACTGTTGGTTTTGCTTCTTCTTTTTTTTCAGGTGCTGCTGATGCAGTTGTTTCTTCAGTTGTTGATTTTGCTTCTTCTTGGGGTGCTTCATTAGAACATGATGCTACAAAAACAAGAAATAAAAGCATTAAAACACTTTGTTTCAAGATTGCCATAGTTGTTTTTTTAGATGGTATAATAAAATTGTTTTTTATTTTTTAGTACTTATTATATTTTAATACTCCGTTGATTTTTTAGTTTTCCTACAACCCCGTAGGCTCACGAAGTAAAAACGTAAAAAATCATCTTGCATTAGTTTGATTATCAGTATTTTAGGACAAAAGCCAATAAAAGCACATCTTACTGATAATCAAACTAATACGATTTTTCAACGGAGTAATGATATTTGGTAGTTAGCTATGCTGCTACTTCGTGGTCGTTGATTAACTTTGTTACTCCCTGCGGTCATCAACTCGCATAACTCGGTTCGCTGCTGTTGCGTGTTAATGCTATAAAAACTCTTTTAGTCTTGTCTCCAAGGCTTCATATTCAAAACTCTGCTCAAAAAAAGCACGTTTTTTTTGATTATAAATAAGTGTAGCGGGCAACGCGCCAGACCAAGTTGGGTTTATTTTATCAATCCAATCATTCATTCCTTGCTGTTTCAAAACAAGCACCTCCCCTTTTAGTTGATTTTGTTCCATAAAGGGGATCAATTTTGAGTCAATTTTGTCTTCAAAATCTAGGCTAACTAAAATCAAACGAACATTCTTATCTTTATAGTTTTGATACAATTGCTCAAAATAAGGCAATTCTTCTACACATGGTTTGCACCAAGTTGCCCAAAAATTAATCACATATGTCGTATCATTGTTTGCCTCCAAATAGCTTTTAAAGTGGTCATAATCGTATACTCCTACAGAGACTCCGTTACCACTCACTATTTCATTAGGGACTCTTTTGATAGCTGCTTGCTCCTTTGTTGTTGCATTAGAATCTTCAACCTTAGATTCACAGCTCAACAACAGAATAGAAAATATAAAAATAAAATAAATTTTGTTCGTTATTATCATAATAATTTTTCTTAAAATCCAATAGTAGCCTTCAACTCAAAAAACTCATTCACAACAAAATAAACAACAATCAATGCCAAACCTTACATCCTTCTGTGCAGTTGGTACAAATATCAATTTGATCTCGTCCTTTCAGTAAAGTTGCCCGAAAATTCTGATAGGGCTTGTCTTTCCATACTTGTTCAAATGAGGTATGCTTTAAACTCCCTAAACGATAGGTAGCATCTTTATCAAAACAACAAGGAACCACCCAACCATCCCAAGTAATCACACAAGAATGCCAAAGTTTCCAACAGTGATTCAACAATTCATTTTTAATAACATAAGTCCCATCCTTTTGTTCCGCATAACGAGCATATTTATCTATTGTAGGGATAAGAGCATTTCCATTTTTATAATCATATATCTGGGCTGTTTTGAGTTTAACCTCATCAGCTCCAATCTCTTTTGCCAATTCATATACCTCTTCAATTTGATGCTCATTGGGTCGAACCACTAAAAATTGAAAAATAATATGCGGTGTTGGAGATTGCAGCTTTTTTTTCCATTTAACAATATTTCTAGCTCCTTCCAGTACTTTCTCCAGATTTCCTTCTTTCCGATAGGCTTCATAAACCTCTTGAGTCGTTCCATCAATAGAAATAATTAAACGATCCAGTCCTGACTCTATCGTTGCCTTAGCATTTTTATCATTCAAAAAATGGGCATTGGTAGAAGTAGAGGTATAAATTCCTTTTTGATGGGCATAAGCGACCATCTCCAAAAACTTAGGGTTGATATACGGCTCTCCTTGAAAATAAAAAGTAAGGTAGAAGAGTTGATCTCCAATTTCATTTATAATTTTCCGAAAAAAATCTTCTTTCAAATTTCCCGTATCTCTTGTAAATGCCCGCAAACCACTTGGACATTCAGGGCAACGCAAGTTGCAAGCAGTGGTAGGTTCTATTGAGATAGAAAAAGGCAAGCCCCATTGAATAGGGCGTTTGAGCCACTTTGTCAAATAAAAAGAGCTATAAACTTTGAGGGCATTCCACAAGCGCTTCAACGTCATTTTTGAAGCAAAATTTCTAATATCGTTCCAATAAATCACCTTATAAATTGAACGGCTCAACAGATTCTTTTAAATAACGTTCTTGCAAAACATAAGTATGGTGTAGCTGATGTCCTGCTATAATAGCAGCTACAGCTCGTACCGTACTTGGAAACGCCTTGCTTCCTCCCAAAACTTGTTCCTCTTCTGTAAATCCCTTAAATAAATGGATGGTAAACTGTCTTAATAACTCTGTAGAAGTCAATAAATATTCCCAGTCTATTTGTTCTAAATTAGCAGCTGTAGCATATTTATCTTCGTCAAAAGGCAACGCACTTTGAAAATCTCCCCTAGCAAAACGCAACGCACGGTAACTCAAAATTTGCTCGCAATCAACCATATGCAATACCAATTCTTTGATACTCCATTTGCCCTCTTCGTATCGGTAATTGGCAACCTCTTTAGGAATTTTTCGAAGTATCCTTAATGAATAAGCCTGTGCTTTTTGTAACAATTCTATAGGATCCCCCTCTGGTAAATGATCTATATAAGTTTTAAAGTAGCTATTGTACTCATTTGCTTTTGGAAATTTCATATTTCGATTTATTTATCATAATAATTCGCCTCAATAAAGAAAGGGAATAAATACTCATTATTCCGTTAAAAAATCGTATTAATTTAATATACTTTTTCCCCTTTATTCAACCAACGTCCCCAATCACGATTATAAGCATGTACTTTAGTCGTTACCTCATTTTGAAGATTAACCAAAGGATAAGTTCGGTTCGTCCATTCAAAAATGCCTCCGTATAAATTATAGACTCTGGAATATCCCATTTTTTTTAGTTGTTCTCCTATTTTTTCGCTTCGATACCCTACAGAACAATAAACCACCACAATACCATCCTTTGGAACCATGGTTAGTCGTTCGGGAGAAAACGTATCATAACCTACCCAAACAGCATCTTTCAAATGAGATGTTTCGTACTCTTTCTTTTCTCGTGCATCCAGCAAATAAAGATTGGGGGTGTTCACTTTTTGCTCCAAACGTTCGCAAGAAATAACAGGCACACTGTGCTCAATTAGTTCCTCTATTTTTTTCTCAAATTTTGGATCTAGTGTTTGTTGTGCCAATAACAACAAAGGCATTAAAAATATAGGTAAAAATATGCTCAGCTGTTTCATAAATTACGTTCAATTAGCATTCTATATACACCATTTATGTAGATAGAAGCTCGATTACACAATATGATATGGTATAATAATACTAAGAACTAGACACATAACATACCTATATTCAGCAATTAGCATAACTATAACTAGAATATTACACTGTTCCGACTTTATTGTACACCCGCCAAAAAGATAATAATAATCTAAATGGAGAAATCACTACTGCTATAATTGCACTCAATGCAAAAAAGCTATACACCTTGGTCATATAAGCCAACACTTTTCCATGTTCGCTAAACGTAATATCTGACCTAAAATAAATCTGATACTCTTCCATTCCATCACTCTGACGTTCCAAAAAATCTTGATAATTAAAAAACATCTGTATCAAATAAAAAGTCAAAGGAATACTGGCGAAAATTAAGATAAATTTCCCTATTTGAAAATGCGATAAAAAGGTATATTTCAATAGGAACAAGTATCGAGTATACGTGATAAAAATGATAATAAATAAAATCAATTCATAAATAAATTCCTGCCGCACAAATTCACTCCACAAGGGTTTTGTCACAATCCATGCCACTACTGCTGTCAATAACCACCAAATCAATTCCATCCCCAATTTTCCAAGCCTTTGTTTTCCCAAATTATCCATTTCTAAATTCTTTTCTGTTTTATTTTATAAAAGTAGTAGTTAGCTGCGCTGTTAACCTGTGGTCGTTGATTAGCTTTAGTGTTACTAATAAAAGATAAAATCACTATTTTTTTGCCTTCGGATGTGCCTGTTCGTACACCTTTTTCAGCTGCTCAATCGAATTGTGGGTATACACTTGTGTTGCTGCCAAATTTGCATGCCCCAACAATTCCTTTATAGCATTCAAATCTGCTCCATTATTTGCTAAATGTGTTGCAAAAGAATGCCTTAAAACATGAGGGCTTCTTTTTTGAGCAGTTGTAATCAAAGATAAATAATGTTTGACTTTATTGTATACAAATTTAGGATACATTGGGCGCCCCTTATCTGTTAAAAAGACAACAGTTTCTTGATTCTCCAGAAAAGTTTCTTGGACAAGCTGTTCATAATTCAACAACGTTTCCTTTAAAGGCTTTCCGAATGGGACCAATCGAACTTTATTTCCTTTCCCCTCTATTCTAAAGTGTTGATTTTGAAAATCAACATCCGACCATTTCATATTAATAACTTCACTTCGACGCATACCTGTGACGTACAATATTTCTAAAATCAAATAATCTCTCAATCCTGAAAAGCCGTCAGGAAAAACAACCTTCGTTTGCAATTTATTCAATTGGCTCTTTTCTACAAAAGCTGGTAATCGCTCCGATTTTTTAGGTAATAACACTTGTGGGAAAGATTGGTTCGAAATACGCTGAGTCGTCAACAAAAACTTATGATATGTTTTGAGAGAAGATATTTTTCGATGAATTGATGTAGCACTTAATTCCTGTTGCATCAAAGCAACCACCCACGAGCGTAGGTGGATCGATTTTAGTTTAGCCCATTCATTTAAATCATATAGATCCTTTAGATAGGTTATGAACTGCGTTAAATCACGCTTATAAGCTGTAATAGTGTGTTTTGAGTAACGGCGTTCGTACTCTAGGTAATTCAAAAAAGCAGTTAATTCCATAATTATCATTCGTATACAATATGCCAATTAAAACATAACATATAGCTACTACAAAAGTAACGCTTTTAAGATGAAAAGGAGATTAGTTAAGATAAAAATACCACAATACACGTATTAGTTGGCAAAGAATTCGATTAGGTCATTTAAATCGTCTAAAACAGTTACATTTTCTGGAGACTCAGATTGTTTTGGAGTATGCTGAAAACCAGAAATCAGCAAGTGAGGTGTTTCGATGCCATCACTCAACTGCTTAACATAACTTTCTGATACATAACGTTTGTGGCGCTCTGATATAATCGTATAAATAAAATTGGGCTGGTGTATGGAAGTAGCCAACTGCAAATCTTCAATAACTACTTTAGTCCCCAAATAAACAACATTGACATTCCGTTTTTTCAACAAATACTGAACAAACATGAGGTATAGTTCCTGTTGGTCACCTTCTGGCAAGTAAAGCAAAACCTTAGGCAATCCATTGCCTTTTTTTACTTTTAATTTCGTAATTTCTGTCAAAATTCTTCGACGGATAACACAACTTGCAAATTGCTCATGCATAGCACTAATTGATCCCGTCAACCAAAGCAAACTAGCTTTCTCTAGAAAAGGCGCTAATACATTCAAGATAGTATCTTCGACACCATTTTGCGAAAAACATTTGGTCAATATTTTTCCCATTTTAAATTCGTCTAATTCCATCATTGCCATTGCTAAGCCCTGAAAATTATCCGTATGCTCTGCTTCTGTCTTAGACAATTTGTCAACTTCCGCCTTAATTTCTTCTTTGCTGAGTTTAGCAATTTTGGATATACGAATGCCCTTGCGATTCAAGAATGCTATGTTCATCAAGAACTTTAAATCCTGATCGGTATAATAACGAATATTAGAGGCTGTTCTTTTAGGCTCTATAATGCTATAACGCTG
It includes:
- the proS gene encoding proline--tRNA ligase, with amino-acid sequence MAKEITSQSEDYSQWYLDIVNKAGLANNSKVRGCMVIKPYGFAIWEKIKADLDRRFKETGHVNAYFPLLIPKSFLSREADHVEGFAKECAVVTHHRLMNDPNGNGVVVDPNAKLEEELIIRPTSETIIWDTYRDWIHSYRDLPLLINQWANVLRWEMRTRPFLRTAEFLWQEGHTAHATKEEAQQEARTMLDVYADFVESVMAIPLYKGEKTAHERFAGADNTYTIEALMQDGKALQSGTSHFLGQNFAKAFDVKFLNENNKEEYVWATSWGVSTRLMGALIMMHSDDEGLVLPPRLAPIQVVIVPVPKPNDEINAAVENIMHALKEKGISVKYDIDKKKRPGFKFAQYEMEGVPVRLAIGKRDLEKGVVEVARRDEKTKESVALDGIADHVEQLLEDIQNNLFNRAKKFRDEKTTKVDTWEEFVTVVKEGGFAYAHWDGTTETELKIKELTKATSRCIPLEPLFGEEGEGTCILTGKPSKQRILFARAY
- a CDS encoding thioredoxin family protein codes for the protein MLKQSVLMLLFLVFVASCSNEAPQEEAKSTTEETTASAAPEKKEEAKPTVVGYQVGDIATDFTLKNVDGNMLSMADYPDAKGYVIVFTCNHCPYSIAYEDRLIELDKKYKELGYPVIAINPNDPEVNEDDSYDKMIVRAEEKGFTFPYLMDEGQKIYPQYGATKTPHVYVVNKTEEGNKVAYIGAIDDSKDPAAVKEHYLANALDALIKGEAPNPSFTKAFGCSVKCKKPEDKI
- a CDS encoding TlpA disulfide reductase family protein codes for the protein MIITNKIYFIFIFSILLLSCESKVEDSNATTKEQAAIKRVPNEIVSGNGVSVGVYDYDHFKSYLEANNDTTYVINFWATWCKPCVEELPYFEQLYQNYKDKNVRLILVSLDFEDKIDSKLIPFMEQNQLKGEVLVLKQQGMNDWIDKINPTWSGALPATLIYNQKKRAFFEQSFEYEALETRLKEFL
- a CDS encoding radical SAM/SPASM domain-containing protein; the protein is MTLKRLWNALKVYSSFYLTKWLKRPIQWGLPFSISIEPTTACNLRCPECPSGLRAFTRDTGNLKEDFFRKIINEIGDQLFYLTFYFQGEPYINPKFLEMVAYAHQKGIYTSTSTNAHFLNDKNAKATIESGLDRLIISIDGTTQEVYEAYRKEGNLEKVLEGARNIVKWKKKLQSPTPHIIFQFLVVRPNEHQIEEVYELAKEIGADEVKLKTAQIYDYKNGNALIPTIDKYARYAEQKDGTYVIKNELLNHCWKLWHSCVITWDGWVVPCCFDKDATYRLGSLKHTSFEQVWKDKPYQNFRATLLKGRDQIDICTNCTEGCKVWH
- a CDS encoding DinB family protein, whose product is MKFPKANEYNSYFKTYIDHLPEGDPIELLQKAQAYSLRILRKIPKEVANYRYEEGKWSIKELVLHMVDCEQILSYRALRFARGDFQSALPFDEDKYATAANLEQIDWEYLLTSTELLRQFTIHLFKGFTEEEQVLGGSKAFPSTVRAVAAIIAGHQLHHTYVLQERYLKESVEPFNL
- a CDS encoding rhodanese-like domain-containing protein; the encoded protein is MKQLSIFLPIFLMPLLLLAQQTLDPKFEKKIEELIEHSVPVISCERLEQKVNTPNLYLLDAREKKEYETSHLKDAVWVGYDTFSPERLTMVPKDGIVVVYCSVGYRSEKIGEQLKKMGYSRVYNLYGGIFEWTNRTYPLVNLQNEVTTKVHAYNRDWGRWLNKGEKVY
- a CDS encoding tyrosine-type recombinase/integrase; amino-acid sequence: MELTAFLNYLEYERRYSKHTITAYKRDLTQFITYLKDLYDLNEWAKLKSIHLRSWVVALMQQELSATSIHRKISSLKTYHKFLLTTQRISNQSFPQVLLPKKSERLPAFVEKSQLNKLQTKVVFPDGFSGLRDYLILEILYVTGMRRSEVINMKWSDVDFQNQHFRIEGKGNKVRLVPFGKPLKETLLNYEQLVQETFLENQETVVFLTDKGRPMYPKFVYNKVKHYLSLITTAQKRSPHVLRHSFATHLANNGADLNAIKELLGHANLAATQVYTHNSIEQLKKVYEQAHPKAKK
- a CDS encoding MerR family transcriptional regulator — its product is MANYSIRDLAKLSGIKAHTIRIWEQRYSIIEPKRTASNIRYYTDQDLKFLMNIAFLNRKGIRISKIAKLSKEEIKAEVDKLSKTEAEHTDNFQGLAMAMMELDEFKMGKILTKCFSQNGVEDTILNVLAPFLEKASLLWLTGSISAMHEQFASCVIRRRILTEITKLKVKKGNGLPKVLLYLPEGDQQELYLMFVQYLLKKRNVNVVYLGTKVVIEDLQLATSIHQPNFIYTIISERHKRYVSESYVKQLSDGIETPHLLISGFQHTPKQSESPENVTVLDDLNDLIEFFAN